Genomic segment of Oscillospiraceae bacterium:
TCCGTATAGACAACCGCGGCTTCGGCATTTAAATGCAGGGTAACGGTATTGCTTCCGCCTTCATCCGGCAGCCGGAAATTTGTGACGAGCAGAGCGGTTTTTTCCGGTTCCGTCTCGTGTTCAAAACAACCGATCAATGTTGAATTGGTGCTGTGCACGTTTTTAATCGGCGGAAAATTTTCAAGCACACCCGAAAAGGTGTGACGGAAGTTTTGATCCTCCCCGACCACGCGCATGACCCCTGTATTCCGATACCGGCAAAAAGCGCCGTCAAACAGCCGGATGCGCCGTATCAAGTTTTGTACTGAACCGTAGATCGGCGTTTTATTTCCGTAGGGGTCAAGCATGGCGTAATAAAAATATTCGTTGTGCACATTCGGAGGGGTCACATAGCAAAACAACTGGAGCACACGCATGCCGAAGGCAAGCGCGGTATACATTTGAAAATTGATTTCGGTTTCCGTCGGGATTTTATAATAGTGATTGAAGCCCGTGCACTGGATGAAGAACCAAAAGGGCAGCCCGGTTTCACGGCATTTCGCTGCGATATGGTCCAGATTATTCAGATAAGAAGCCGCAAGCCGATCTCCGCCGGAGGGCATCTCCAAAAAGGGATAATAATCGATCGACAAAAAATCCGGTGAGACGGTTTTGATATAGCGGTCAAGATATTCTCCGTAATCCCGAACCTTTTCGTTTTCTCCTTCGGCTGCATTGCCGTTCAGGAGCGATATTGGCGCATAATCCGGGAAAAGATTCATAAAAGCGCATTTTCCCGGAGCAAGCCGCCGATAGATCTCCCGTACATTTTTCAGATGCTTAAAGTTTGCGGCAGAGGGCTCGTCCATCAACGTCGTTCCGGCGTAACATTGAAAACGGGCATAGCGCTCCAGATGCTTTTCGAGTTTTTCCTCAATGGTTCCGCTGTCCACGGGAAAAGTCGCCGGAAGATATGGCGTACCGCCGCACAATTGGGCGTCCATCGGCAGATAATAGAGGTCCGCACGGTCGCATAGTTCGCAGATCCGGCGGATATTCTCCTCTCTTTGGACGTAATAGGTGTGGATAAAGTCGACGCCGCAATCCTTCAGTTCCTGTATTTTTGCTTCTGTGATCAAGCGCGGATCGAAGGAATGCCAACTGCCGATTAACAGCCGATCCGATTTGCCGTTGACGGGAAAGCCCATATGCCGCCTCCTGTTTTCGCTGTTTTAAATCATTATAGCCGGACAATAACCGGGAGTCAATCAGTTCGGATATGATATCGTTCTATTTGAAAGGATGCATCAAGATGTACAAAATGGACCGGGAAAAGATCTCAAAAGCTTATGATTTGGCTAAATCGGTTTATTCGGCCTACGGTATCGACACCGATGCCGCCATACAGAAGTTCGTTGCGATTCCGATTTCGCTGCACTGCTGGCAGGGGGACGACGTAAACGGGTTTGAAGACCTCGGGAATATCCGCAGCGAAAACGTCGTGACCGGCAATTACCCCGGTGCGGCGCGAAACGGCAATGAACTGCGGCTCGACATCGACACGGCGTTTTGTATGTCGCCGTGCAAACATCGTGTGAACCTGCACAGCATCTACGCAGAGCCGAACAACAAGAAGCAGCGCGACGAATACACCGCCGAGGATTTTGAAAAGTGGATTTCGTGGGCGGTCGGCAACGGATACGGACTCGATTTCAACCCGACCTTTTTCAAGCATCCGATGATGGCGGGCGGTTTTTCACTCTCGTCCCGGGATAAGGAAGTGCGTGATTTTTGGGTCAAAGTCGGCAAAAACTCCAGAGCAATCGCCGAAGCGATGGGAAAAGCGACCGGAACGCCTTGTTGGAATAACATCTGGATTCCGGACGGATTGAAAGACCAGCCCGCCAACCGGAAATTATACCGAAAACTGCTCTCCGATTCGCTCGACCGTATTTTTGAAGATAAATATGACGATCAATACGTAGTTGACGTGCTGGAGGGGAAACTCTTCGGCATCGGTACCGAGTGCTTTACGGTCGGTTCGCACGAGTTTTATCTGGGATATGCTGCCGCACACGGCGTCGGCGTCACAATGGACACCGGACATTATCACCCGACTGAGTCTGTCGCAGACAAACTCACCTCGGTAATCCCTTCTGTCAGGAGCGTGATGCTGCACATCAGCCGCGGCGTGCGTTGGGACAGCGATCACGTCTTGATTCAAAGCGATGAGCTGAGCGGTCTGATGACTGAGTTAAAGCGCGGAAATTATTTCGGCAATGTCGCCCTCGGACTCGATTATTTTGATGCTCAGATCAACCGGGTCGCGGCTTGGATCATCGGACTGAGAGCAGCCGGCAAAGCGATGCTTGCGGCACTCTGTGAACCCAGCCATCTGCTTGAGGAAGCTGAAGAAAATGACGACTTCACGACCCGGCTTGCGCTCTTGGAAGAATTCAAAAATCTTCCGATCAACCCGGTTTGGGATATGCTATGCGTGCGCAGGGGAGTTCCGGTCGGTGCCGAGTGGATTGAGCTGCTCAAGGATTACGAACAGAAAATTCAGT
This window contains:
- a CDS encoding L-rhamnose isomerase gives rise to the protein MYKMDREKISKAYDLAKSVYSAYGIDTDAAIQKFVAIPISLHCWQGDDVNGFEDLGNIRSENVVTGNYPGAARNGNELRLDIDTAFCMSPCKHRVNLHSIYAEPNNKKQRDEYTAEDFEKWISWAVGNGYGLDFNPTFFKHPMMAGGFSLSSRDKEVRDFWVKVGKNSRAIAEAMGKATGTPCWNNIWIPDGLKDQPANRKLYRKLLSDSLDRIFEDKYDDQYVVDVLEGKLFGIGTECFTVGSHEFYLGYAAAHGVGVTMDTGHYHPTESVADKLTSVIPSVRSVMLHISRGVRWDSDHVLIQSDELSGLMTELKRGNYFGNVALGLDYFDAQINRVAAWIIGLRAAGKAMLAALCEPSHLLEEAEENDDFTTRLALLEEFKNLPINPVWDMLCVRRGVPVGAEWIELLKDYEQKIQSNRN